Proteins encoded by one window of Dendropsophus ebraccatus isolate aDenEbr1 chromosome 4, aDenEbr1.pat, whole genome shotgun sequence:
- the LOC138787840 gene encoding uncharacterized protein — translation MLAPPTSSAPQPSVSNPGSAPLRVSEVESFQGAASSGTTGRSAMPSFSLGAGEHLRPLLESSLSDATWSSHGQRRPAVWLIGHSFIHRAAQRASCRPGGLSLGFSQADVSWRGVGGLRWLRVLSEVIAIGKQVHGPAVLVIHAGGNDLCSVRLAELISVIRSDLIRMSDFFSDSIIVWSEIVPRVVWNGARNPGAIERARRILNTRISRFVRTRGGIAIRHRQLEGDNRRLMLQDGVHLNDIGLDIFLSGLQDAIERALFTLVSGGRCAV, via the exons ATGCTCGCCCCCCCCACCTCATCGGCTCCGCAGCCTTCTGTCTCCAACCCTGGTTCTGCACCTCTGCGTGTCTCCGAAG TGGAGTCGTTTCAGGGAGCTGCATCCTCGGGCACAACGGGAAGGAGCGCCATGCCCAGTTTTTCTTTGGGGGCTGGTGAACACCTGAGGCCATTGCTGGAATCATCCTTATCAGACGCTACGTGGTCTAGTCACG GTCAACGCCGTCCTGCTGTCTGGTTGATCGGGCATTCCTTCATACACAGGGCTGCTCAGCGGGCCTCTTGCCGCCCTGGCGGCTTAAGTTTAGGTTTTTCACAGGCCGATGTCTCCTGGAGGGGTGTGGGAGGCTTACGCTGGCTCAGAGTTTTATCAGAGGTCATTGCCATCGGCAAACAGGTCCATGGTCCTGCCGTGCTAGTAATTCATGCGGGTGGCAATGACCTTTGTTCTGTACGTTTGGCTGAGCTGATTTCTGTGATTAGATCAGATTTAATCAGAATGTCCGACTTCTTTAGTGATTCGATTATAGTCTGGTCGGAGATAGTGCCCCGAGTTGTATGGAACGGTGCCAGGAACCCCGGGGCTATTGAGAGGGCACGGCGCATCTTGAATACTCGAATCTCAAGATTCGTCAGGACTAGAGGGGGTATTGCGATACGCCATCGCCAGCTAGAAGGTGACAACAGGCGCCTGATGTTGCAAGATGGCGTACATCTTAATGATATCGGTCTGGATATTTTCCTTTCGGGTCTTCAGGATGCCATTGAAAGGGCCCTATTTACTCTGGTTAGTGGGGGTAGGTGTGCAGTGTAG